A stretch of the Bacillaceae bacterium S4-13-56 genome encodes the following:
- a CDS encoding dihydroorotate dehydrogenase electron transfer subunit, giving the protein MNIHSSKILQNQPIAKDTYKLVLLAPNLEVNPGQFIHIKIGKGTQFPLRRPLSIADYVPFSGELTILYKIVGEGTKEISSLEEGVHIEFLGPLGNGYLLQDVPESALLIGGGIGIPPLYLLGKKLREMGTQVKSILGFQTEAGAFYLREFQELGETIVVTNDGSLGEKGRVTDYVEHFLPTIHGFYSCGPTPMLQAVTQSMGNVPGYISVEERMGCGIGACFACVCKVTDDKDKKGYRKICVDGPVFEKGVLQL; this is encoded by the coding sequence TTGAACATTCACTCGTCTAAGATCTTACAAAATCAACCTATAGCAAAGGATACGTATAAACTTGTATTGTTAGCACCTAATTTAGAAGTCAATCCTGGTCAATTTATTCACATCAAAATTGGCAAGGGGACCCAATTTCCGCTAAGACGCCCATTATCTATTGCTGATTATGTTCCATTTTCTGGGGAGTTAACGATTTTGTATAAAATTGTGGGAGAAGGAACCAAAGAGATTTCTAGTTTAGAGGAAGGAGTGCATATAGAGTTTTTGGGGCCCTTGGGGAATGGTTACTTATTACAAGATGTTCCAGAATCAGCTCTTCTGATTGGGGGAGGAATAGGGATACCACCTTTGTATCTATTAGGAAAAAAATTACGAGAAATGGGTACACAGGTGAAATCTATCTTGGGATTTCAAACGGAGGCAGGAGCTTTTTATTTGAGAGAGTTTCAGGAGCTAGGGGAAACAATTGTGGTTACCAATGACGGAAGTCTTGGGGAGAAAGGGCGGGTAACAGATTATGTGGAACACTTTCTCCCAACGATCCATGGTTTTTATTCCTGTGGTCCCACCCCCATGCTTCAAGCAGTTACTCAATCAATGGGGAATGTTCCTGGCTATATTTCTGTGGAAGAACGGATGGGATGTGGAATTGGAGCATGCTTTGCTTGTGTTTGTAAAGTTACGGATGATAAAGATAAAAAAGGTTACCGGAAAATTTGTGTAGATGGTCCTGTATTTGAGAAGGGGGTTCTTCAATTATGA
- a CDS encoding DUF370 domain-containing protein produces MSIKLINIGFGNVVSANRIISIVSPESAPIKRIITVARENNKLVDATYGRRTRAVIITDSDHVVLSAVQPETVGQRVLSHDDIPEEG; encoded by the coding sequence ATGAGTATAAAGTTAATTAACATTGGATTTGGGAATGTTGTTTCTGCGAATCGAATCATATCAATCGTTTCTCCAGAGTCAGCTCCTATTAAAAGAATTATTACGGTAGCTCGGGAAAATAATAAACTTGTAGATGCGACCTATGGGCGTAGAACGAGAGCTGTCATTATTACAGACAGTGATCATGTTGTATTGTCTGCAGTTCAACCAGAAACTGTTGGACAACGTGTCTTAAGTCATGATGATATTCCTGAAGAAGGGTAG
- the pyrF gene encoding orotidine-5'-phosphate decarboxylase, whose amino-acid sequence MQRSQIFLALDFPSGKETLEFLEKNELSSVPVKIGMELFYQEGPSIIETLLKKDHLIFLDLKLHDIPNTVQRAMQRLASLGVSMVNVHAAGGQKMMEAAKEGLIKGTPHGKNLPLLIGVTQLTSTTEDILKKDLLINASLQETVQHYASISSQAGADGVVCSVHEIPLIKERCGDDFLCVTPGIRLSNGEHHDQARVATPFYAREMKSDFIVVGRVVTQSEQPKEVYQHIKEQWDYENH is encoded by the coding sequence ATGCAGAGGTCTCAAATATTTCTCGCGCTTGATTTTCCTAGTGGAAAAGAGACGCTAGAATTTTTGGAGAAAAATGAACTTTCGTCTGTTCCAGTGAAGATTGGAATGGAACTTTTCTATCAAGAAGGTCCTTCTATCATTGAAACTTTATTAAAAAAGGACCACCTTATTTTTTTAGATTTAAAGTTACATGATATTCCGAATACAGTACAACGTGCTATGCAACGATTAGCTTCATTAGGGGTCAGCATGGTCAATGTTCATGCAGCTGGTGGTCAGAAAATGATGGAGGCAGCAAAAGAGGGGCTTATTAAAGGAACTCCTCACGGTAAGAATCTCCCATTGCTAATTGGGGTCACTCAGCTTACATCTACAACAGAAGATATTTTGAAGAAGGATCTATTAATCAATGCCAGTTTGCAAGAAACTGTGCAGCATTATGCTTCTATATCTAGTCAGGCAGGGGCGGATGGTGTCGTGTGTAGTGTCCATGAAATTCCTTTAATAAAAGAAAGATGCGGGGATGATTTTCTTTGTGTAACTCCTGGAATCAGACTCTCGAATGGAGAACATCATGACCAGGCTAGAGTTGCCACGCCATTCTATGCAAGAGAAATGAAGTCTGATTTTATAGTGGTTGGACGTGTTGTTACACAATCCGAACAACCAAAGGAAGTTTATCAACATATAAAGGAGCAATGGGATTATGAAAACCACTAG
- the rpoZ gene encoding DNA-directed RNA polymerase subunit omega, with amino-acid sequence MLEPSIDSLLEKIHSKYTLVTLSAKRAREMQENGDLLISNPKSHKFVGKALEEIYQDKLKYTSDVQE; translated from the coding sequence ATGTTAGAACCTTCTATTGATTCATTACTTGAGAAAATCCATTCAAAATATACTCTTGTGACGTTGTCAGCTAAACGCGCACGTGAAATGCAGGAAAATGGTGATTTACTAATTAGTAATCCAAAATCCCATAAATTTGTAGGTAAGGCTTTGGAAGAAATTTACCAAGATAAATTAAAGTATACATCAGATGTACAGGAGTAG
- a CDS encoding dihydroorotate dehydrogenase: MSKLAVELPGLSLKNPVLTASGCFGFGKEYASFYDLSMLGAITIKAATKEARFGNPTPRVAETPSGMLNAIGLQNPGVNAIMEEELPFLQQFGVPVIANVSGNTEEEYIEVAHRISKSPFVSAIELNISCPNVKEGGIQFGTDPDTAGQLTSLVKKVSEVPVYVKLSPNVTDIVSIAKAVEENGADGLSMINTLLGMRLDLQTGKPILANGTGGLSGPAIKPVAIRMIHAVSQVVNIPIIGMGGVTTAEDVLEFLLAGASAVAVGTANFTDPLTCPRIIEQLPEVLRQYGYESVQSSIGRSHSNAEVSNISRA, encoded by the coding sequence ATGAGTAAGTTAGCAGTTGAATTACCCGGATTATCCTTGAAAAACCCAGTTCTTACAGCTTCGGGATGCTTTGGATTTGGAAAAGAATATGCTTCATTTTATGATTTATCAATGCTTGGGGCTATAACCATCAAAGCCGCTACAAAAGAGGCTCGTTTCGGAAACCCAACTCCTCGTGTGGCAGAAACTCCTTCTGGGATGCTAAATGCTATTGGACTTCAAAATCCTGGTGTTAATGCGATTATGGAAGAGGAGCTTCCATTTTTGCAACAGTTTGGGGTCCCCGTGATTGCCAATGTTTCTGGAAACACGGAAGAAGAATATATAGAGGTTGCTCACAGAATTTCTAAGAGTCCATTTGTTTCAGCTATAGAATTGAATATCTCCTGTCCAAATGTGAAAGAGGGAGGGATCCAATTTGGAACCGACCCTGATACTGCTGGCCAGTTGACATCTTTAGTTAAAAAAGTTAGTGAGGTACCTGTCTACGTAAAATTATCTCCTAATGTAACTGATATTGTTTCTATTGCAAAAGCTGTGGAAGAAAATGGAGCAGATGGGTTATCCATGATTAATACTTTACTTGGTATGAGATTGGATTTGCAGACTGGAAAGCCTATTTTAGCGAATGGTACAGGGGGGTTATCAGGTCCTGCTATAAAGCCGGTTGCTATTCGTATGATTCATGCGGTAAGCCAAGTTGTGAATATCCCGATTATTGGAATGGGAGGGGTAACCACTGCAGAAGATGTGCTGGAATTCTTGTTAGCGGGTGCGTCAGCTGTTGCAGTAGGTACCGCTAATTTTACAGATCCACTTACTTGTCCAAGAATTATAGAACAATTACCAGAAGTTTTACGCCAATATGGCTATGAATCTGTTCAAAGCAGTATAGGAAGGAGCCATTCTAATGCAGAGGTCTCAAATATTTCTCGCGCTTGA
- a CDS encoding NFACT RNA binding domain-containing protein has product MAFDGIVTHAVTDELKDKLQNGRVMKIYQPTPLELIFQVRAQGKNQQLLISAHPMYSRIHITEEKYQNPKEAPMLCMLLRKHLVGAIIERIEQIETERIVEITFTGKNEIGDVSEKKLVIEIMGKHSNILLIDPNREMILDSVKHLPPSQNSFRTIMPGQAYVYPPSQGKINPLSISGEEFTSKLDWNSGKLDKQIVSMFLGFSPLLAREIVFRAKFAHKETFAHIFETLMEQVKNKEYKPVTLLGTKEDFHVLPITNHQGETAEFSSISEMLDQFFAGKAERDRVKQISGDLTRLLKNEWEKNKRKIEKHYETLKKAEKTQMYQRMGELLTAHLHLVKPGDTRVLVVDYYDPEQKEIEIDLDPNRTPSENAQKYFQTYQKLKKSKTMVEEEIKKARLEMDYLEQILQQIASAKEDDIEEIREELREEGYLKKSHQKTKKKLTKPEPEVYKAADGTTILVGKNNKQNEYLTMKLASRNHIWLHTKDIPGSHVVIQDPSPSEETLYEAAILAAYFSKSKLSSTVPVDYTQIRHVKKPNGAKPGYVIYDNQKTLYVTPEEEVVQKLKG; this is encoded by the coding sequence ATGGCTTTTGACGGAATTGTGACACATGCTGTTACTGATGAATTAAAAGATAAACTTCAAAATGGAAGAGTCATGAAAATTTATCAACCTACTCCTTTAGAGTTGATTTTTCAAGTTAGAGCACAAGGGAAAAACCAGCAATTACTTATTTCGGCACACCCTATGTATTCCCGGATTCATATAACAGAGGAAAAATACCAAAATCCTAAAGAAGCACCTATGCTTTGCATGTTATTAAGAAAGCATCTAGTAGGTGCTATTATTGAGAGAATTGAACAAATAGAAACGGAACGAATTGTCGAAATTACCTTTACCGGGAAAAACGAAATTGGCGATGTCTCCGAAAAAAAATTGGTCATTGAGATCATGGGAAAACATAGTAATATTTTACTTATTGATCCAAATCGTGAGATGATTTTGGATTCGGTGAAACATCTACCTCCTTCTCAAAACTCTTTTCGTACCATCATGCCTGGACAAGCATACGTATACCCTCCTAGCCAAGGAAAAATAAATCCTTTGTCCATTTCTGGTGAGGAGTTCACAAGTAAATTGGACTGGAACTCTGGAAAATTAGATAAACAGATTGTATCCATGTTTCTTGGTTTTTCTCCATTATTGGCTAGGGAAATTGTGTTTCGAGCTAAATTTGCTCATAAAGAAACCTTTGCACACATATTCGAAACCTTAATGGAACAAGTAAAAAATAAAGAATATAAACCCGTGACCTTATTGGGTACCAAAGAAGATTTTCACGTCCTGCCTATAACGAATCATCAAGGAGAAACTGCAGAATTTTCTTCCATATCAGAAATGCTCGATCAATTTTTTGCAGGAAAAGCGGAGCGTGATCGTGTAAAACAAATTTCTGGTGATTTAACCCGGCTTTTAAAAAATGAGTGGGAAAAAAATAAACGAAAAATAGAAAAGCATTATGAAACTCTAAAAAAAGCGGAAAAAACCCAAATGTATCAAAGAATGGGTGAATTACTAACTGCTCATTTGCATTTGGTAAAGCCAGGAGATACTAGAGTACTTGTGGTTGATTACTATGACCCTGAACAAAAGGAGATAGAAATCGATTTGGATCCAAATCGGACTCCCTCTGAAAATGCTCAAAAATATTTTCAAACCTATCAAAAGTTAAAGAAATCAAAAACAATGGTCGAAGAAGAAATTAAAAAGGCACGGCTAGAGATGGATTATTTGGAGCAAATCCTTCAACAAATTGCAAGTGCAAAGGAAGACGACATTGAAGAAATTCGAGAAGAATTACGAGAAGAAGGATACTTAAAGAAATCTCATCAAAAAACAAAAAAGAAGCTAACAAAGCCTGAGCCAGAAGTATATAAAGCTGCTGATGGGACCACGATTTTGGTGGGTAAGAACAATAAACAAAATGAATACTTAACTATGAAACTCGCCTCAAGAAATCATATCTGGCTTCATACAAAGGATATTCCCGGATCACATGTTGTCATTCAGGACCCATCCCCTTCTGAGGAGACCCTTTATGAAGCTGCAATTCTTGCTGCTTATTTCAGTAAATCTAAGTTATCAAGTACAGTTCCTGTGGATTATACGCAAATTCGTCATGTAAAAAAACCTAATGGTGCCAAACCAGGTTACGTAATCTATGATAATCAGAAAACCTTGTATGTTACACCGGAAGAAGAAGTGGTTCAGAAGTTAAAAGGGTAG
- the pyrE gene encoding orotate phosphoribosyltransferase — protein MKTTRMIARALLEIGAVQVNPSEPFVWSSGMLSPIYCDNRKTMGHPELRKKIADSFVQTVEEKFPQVELIAGTSTAGIPHAAWVSDQLDLPMCYVRDKAKGHGRKNQIEGVYHEGQKVVVIEDLISTGKSSINVVKALQEAGCEVLGVVAIFTYGLPAARESFAEHQLPYETLTNFHTLLEILESDNVLTQEQIEQIQKWIQNPKEYQRVSQ, from the coding sequence ATGAAAACCACTAGAATGATAGCACGAGCTTTGCTTGAGATTGGCGCTGTGCAGGTGAATCCATCTGAACCTTTTGTTTGGTCTTCGGGGATGCTGTCACCTATCTATTGTGACAATAGAAAAACTATGGGACATCCAGAATTAAGAAAAAAGATTGCAGACAGTTTTGTTCAAACAGTCGAAGAAAAATTTCCACAAGTAGAATTAATTGCTGGTACATCAACGGCTGGAATTCCACATGCTGCTTGGGTAAGTGACCAATTAGATTTGCCTATGTGTTATGTAAGAGATAAAGCGAAAGGGCATGGGCGCAAAAATCAAATTGAAGGTGTTTATCACGAAGGTCAGAAAGTTGTTGTTATTGAAGATTTGATTTCAACAGGTAAAAGTTCTATTAACGTGGTAAAGGCCCTTCAAGAAGCGGGTTGTGAAGTCCTTGGAGTAGTAGCTATTTTCACTTATGGACTGCCAGCCGCTAGGGAAAGTTTTGCTGAACATCAGTTACCATATGAGACATTAACCAATTTCCATACACTACTTGAAATACTTGAGTCGGACAATGTGTTAACCCAGGAACAGATAGAACAAATTCAAAAATGGATTCAAAACCCGAAAGAATATCAAAGAGTGAGTCAGTGA
- the gmk gene encoding guanylate kinase has translation MNEEKGILFVLSGPSGVGKGTVRKALFEQSNNLHYSISMTTRQPRQGEQDGIDYFYKSKEEFEQLIRDGKMLEWAEFVGNYYGTPKDYVQKTLDEGKDVFLEIEVNGALQVRKNFKEGVFIFLIPPSLEELKNRIISRGTETDEIVQNRLNEAKREIKMMDAYDYVVINDKIDHAVEMVKAIVKSEHCKRERIAQSYKKVLECE, from the coding sequence GTGAATGAAGAAAAAGGAATCCTTTTTGTCCTTTCTGGACCATCTGGTGTTGGGAAAGGAACAGTGAGGAAAGCATTGTTTGAGCAATCCAACAATCTCCACTATTCCATTTCTATGACAACTAGACAACCAAGACAAGGAGAACAAGATGGAATAGACTACTTCTATAAAAGCAAAGAAGAATTTGAACAATTGATTAGAGATGGAAAAATGTTAGAGTGGGCAGAATTTGTAGGAAATTATTATGGTACTCCAAAAGACTATGTCCAAAAAACATTAGATGAAGGGAAAGATGTTTTTCTTGAAATTGAAGTGAATGGTGCACTTCAAGTGAGAAAAAATTTTAAAGAGGGAGTTTTTATTTTCCTTATTCCTCCTAGTCTGGAAGAATTAAAAAACCGTATTATTAGCAGAGGAACAGAGACCGATGAAATTGTTCAAAATCGTTTAAATGAGGCAAAACGAGAAATTAAAATGATGGATGCGTATGATTATGTAGTTATTAATGATAAAATAGATCATGCAGTTGAAATGGTTAAAGCGATTGTTAAAAGTGAACATTGTAAACGTGAACGGATTGCACAATCATATAAAAAAGTATTGGAGTGTGAATAA
- a CDS encoding YicC/YloC family endoribonuclease, translating to MVVSMTGYGRTEVMLDNIQITIEVKTVNHRFLDVSIKMPRFLMFLEDRMKKKIQTFLKRGRVDVFITLEGEGTVDRKLQVDWGLMDQYIQALEKASTRYQLEKKVSLSTLLQIDGVFNVQEQEQGQDEMQQKILEALEQSLHQLQDMRIKEGLNLKNDVIGRLKQIKALGEKIEQRRDLVIEQYRTRILERIRDFIQEELKDDSRIYQEVALLAEKGDITEEITRLFSHIQQFENTLDAKDAIGRKLDFIVQEMHREVNTIGSKSSDVEISQLVVGLKSEVEKVKEQVQNIE from the coding sequence ATGGTTGTAAGTATGACTGGATATGGAAGAACTGAAGTCATGCTCGATAACATACAAATCACAATAGAAGTGAAGACTGTTAATCATCGTTTTTTAGATGTATCCATAAAAATGCCTCGCTTTTTAATGTTTTTGGAAGATCGAATGAAGAAAAAGATTCAAACCTTTTTAAAGCGCGGCAGAGTGGATGTATTTATAACACTAGAAGGAGAAGGAACGGTTGATCGTAAACTCCAGGTGGATTGGGGATTAATGGATCAATATATACAAGCTCTTGAAAAAGCTTCCACTCGGTATCAACTTGAAAAAAAAGTTTCTTTGTCAACATTACTTCAAATTGATGGAGTATTCAATGTTCAAGAACAAGAGCAAGGGCAGGATGAAATGCAGCAAAAAATTCTAGAAGCTCTTGAACAGTCTTTACATCAACTGCAGGATATGAGAATCAAAGAAGGATTAAACCTTAAAAATGATGTGATTGGGCGTCTAAAACAAATAAAAGCATTGGGTGAAAAAATTGAACAAAGACGTGACCTTGTCATAGAGCAATATAGAACAAGGATTTTAGAAAGAATAAGGGATTTCATACAGGAAGAACTAAAGGATGATTCAAGAATTTATCAAGAAGTTGCTCTCTTAGCTGAAAAAGGAGATATTACTGAAGAGATTACAAGGCTATTTAGCCATATACAGCAATTTGAAAATACACTCGATGCAAAAGATGCAATAGGAAGAAAATTAGATTTTATTGTACAAGAAATGCACCGAGAAGTGAATACTATAGGTTCTAAGTCCAGCGATGTGGAGATCAGTCAACTTGTAGTAGGATTAAAAAGTGAAGTAGAAAAAGTGAAAGAACAAGTGCAGAATATTGAATAA
- the carB gene encoding carbamoyl-phosphate synthase large subunit has product MPKRTDIHRILVIGSGPIIIGQAAEFDYSGTQACQALREEGYEVILVNSNPATIMTDYTVADKVYMEPLTVDFLSKIIRKEQPDALLPTLGGQTGLNMAVALHEKGILAEYNVEILGTPLESIQKAEDRDLFRTLMNELNQPVPESVIVRKVVEAIDFADKQGYPLIVRPAYTLGGTGGGICHSKEELLEIVNSGLYLSPVSQCLVEKSIAGYKEIEYEVMRDHDDHAIVVCNMENVDPVGVHTGDSIVVAPSQTLSDREYQMLRNASLKIIRALEIEGGCNVQLALDPDSFQYYVIEVNPRVSRSSALASKATGYPIAKLAAKIAIGLSLHEIQNPITKNTFASFEPALDYIVTKIPRWPFDKFHHAKRELGTQMKATGEVMAIGRTFEESLLKAIRSLELNVVDLNLPLANEISDDVLEYRLSHPDDERIYLVAEAYRREWSIKHIWSLTKIDYFFLAKIQKLVDLEKEITHSPKNLELLVRSKETGFSDLTISKLWGMSEDELYDWRKEIQLTPVYKMVDTCAAEFESATPYFYSSYEEENESLRSDRPKVMVIGSGPIRIGQGVEFDYATVHSVLALKQAGYEAIIMNNNPETVSTDFSISDKLYFEPLTLEDVMHVVDLEQPLGVILQFGGQTAINLAEGLTRRGVNVLGTNLEAIDQSEDRDKFEKALKQLDLPVPPGIIAKSVQEAFQGARTLGYPVVVRPSYVLGGRAMEIVYKEEELERYMEEAVRVNPDHPVLVDRYLTGKEIEVDAICDGESVLIPGIMEHIERAGIHSGDSIAVYPPQTLRQDQIDMLVSYTEKLAKGLGIKGLMNIQYVLHGEKIYVLEVNPRASRTVPFLSKITGIQMAQIATEVILGKTLKELGYKPGLHEKPNEVFVKVPVFSFEKLRRVDTTLGPEMKSTGEVLGHDESLNKALYKGLTAAGLKIPTEGSVLITVADKDKEEIVDLAKRFHHLGFRLLATTGTGEFLRKYDLPVETVGKVGAEGINVVNVIHDGKAQLVINTLTRGKEPRRDGFRIRREGVEHGVPVITSLDTALALLSVIESMTFTATHMPDYKVGDSLEHSLV; this is encoded by the coding sequence CTTGGTGGGCAAACAGGGCTAAATATGGCCGTAGCTCTTCATGAAAAAGGAATTTTAGCTGAATACAATGTAGAAATACTTGGTACACCACTAGAGTCTATCCAAAAAGCCGAGGATCGTGATTTATTTCGTACCCTTATGAATGAGCTTAATCAACCTGTTCCTGAAAGTGTGATCGTTCGTAAAGTAGTGGAAGCGATAGATTTTGCTGATAAACAGGGTTACCCGTTAATTGTTCGACCTGCGTATACTTTAGGAGGTACAGGTGGTGGAATTTGTCACTCTAAAGAAGAACTTTTGGAAATTGTGAATAGCGGATTATATTTATCGCCAGTTAGCCAGTGCTTAGTAGAAAAGAGTATCGCTGGATATAAAGAAATTGAGTATGAAGTGATGAGAGATCATGATGATCACGCTATTGTTGTGTGTAATATGGAAAATGTTGACCCAGTTGGGGTACATACAGGAGACTCCATAGTTGTTGCTCCTTCTCAGACACTTAGCGACAGGGAGTATCAGATGCTTAGAAATGCCTCATTAAAAATCATTCGTGCCCTTGAAATTGAGGGAGGATGTAATGTTCAACTTGCCTTAGACCCTGACAGCTTTCAATATTATGTAATAGAAGTAAATCCAAGAGTAAGTCGGTCCTCCGCTTTAGCTTCTAAAGCTACAGGATATCCCATTGCAAAATTAGCAGCAAAGATTGCTATCGGTCTGTCCTTACATGAAATACAAAATCCAATTACGAAAAATACGTTTGCAAGCTTTGAGCCTGCGCTTGATTATATTGTTACAAAGATTCCAAGATGGCCGTTTGATAAATTTCATCATGCAAAAAGGGAATTGGGGACTCAAATGAAGGCTACTGGGGAAGTAATGGCCATAGGGAGAACATTCGAAGAATCCCTTCTAAAGGCCATTCGGTCATTAGAATTGAATGTAGTCGATTTGAATTTACCATTAGCAAATGAAATATCTGATGACGTTTTGGAATATCGCTTAAGTCATCCAGATGATGAAAGAATCTATCTTGTTGCTGAAGCATATAGAAGAGAATGGTCAATTAAACACATTTGGTCTTTAACCAAAATTGATTATTTCTTTCTTGCTAAGATTCAGAAATTAGTAGATTTAGAAAAAGAAATTACTCACTCACCAAAAAATCTTGAATTACTTGTTCGATCCAAAGAAACGGGATTCTCAGATCTAACGATTAGTAAGCTTTGGGGAATGTCTGAAGATGAACTCTATGACTGGAGAAAAGAAATCCAGCTTACGCCTGTCTATAAAATGGTAGATACTTGCGCAGCAGAATTTGAATCCGCTACTCCTTATTTCTATAGTTCCTACGAAGAAGAAAACGAATCTCTTCGATCCGATCGTCCGAAGGTCATGGTGATCGGGTCTGGACCAATTCGAATTGGTCAGGGAGTAGAATTTGATTATGCTACGGTTCACTCAGTTCTTGCATTAAAGCAAGCAGGATATGAAGCCATTATTATGAACAATAATCCTGAAACTGTCTCTACTGATTTTAGTATCTCAGATAAGCTTTACTTTGAGCCACTTACTTTGGAAGATGTAATGCATGTCGTTGATTTAGAGCAGCCATTAGGCGTCATCCTTCAATTTGGTGGCCAAACAGCTATAAATCTAGCAGAAGGATTAACAAGACGAGGGGTCAATGTACTTGGCACAAACTTAGAAGCCATTGATCAATCAGAGGATCGTGACAAATTTGAAAAGGCATTAAAGCAACTAGACCTTCCTGTACCACCTGGAATCATTGCCAAAAGTGTGCAAGAAGCCTTTCAAGGTGCCCGTACGCTTGGCTACCCAGTTGTTGTAAGACCATCCTATGTTCTCGGTGGGAGAGCAATGGAAATTGTATACAAAGAGGAAGAACTAGAACGGTACATGGAAGAAGCCGTCCGAGTGAATCCTGACCATCCAGTACTTGTCGACCGTTATTTAACAGGAAAAGAAATTGAGGTCGATGCTATTTGCGATGGGGAGTCTGTATTGATTCCTGGAATTATGGAACATATAGAACGCGCAGGGATTCATTCGGGAGATTCGATTGCCGTTTATCCACCTCAAACCTTAAGGCAAGATCAAATAGATATGTTAGTTTCCTATACAGAGAAACTTGCAAAAGGGCTTGGGATTAAGGGTTTGATGAACATTCAATATGTATTGCATGGTGAAAAAATATATGTATTAGAGGTTAACCCTCGGGCCAGTCGAACGGTTCCATTTTTAAGTAAAATAACGGGAATACAGATGGCTCAAATTGCAACAGAAGTAATACTTGGAAAAACCTTAAAAGAATTAGGTTATAAACCAGGTTTACACGAGAAGCCAAACGAGGTATTTGTTAAAGTTCCTGTCTTTTCGTTCGAAAAGCTGCGAAGAGTAGATACAACACTTGGCCCTGAGATGAAATCTACGGGAGAAGTACTTGGCCATGATGAAAGTTTGAACAAGGCCCTTTACAAAGGATTAACAGCCGCCGGCTTAAAAATTCCAACAGAAGGATCTGTATTGATTACAGTTGCTGATAAAGATAAAGAAGAAATAGTGGACCTTGCCAAGCGTTTCCATCATCTTGGGTTTAGGTTGTTAGCTACAACTGGTACTGGTGAATTTTTACGTAAATATGACCTTCCAGTAGAAACAGTAGGTAAGGTAGGAGCCGAGGGGATTAATGTAGTTAATGTCATTCATGATGGAAAAGCACAGCTTGTTATTAATACATTAACTAGAGGGAAGGAGCCTAGGCGTGATGGGTTCCGTATTCGAAGAGAAGGTGTTGAGCATGGGGTACCTGTTATTACTTCCCTTGATACGGCTCTTGCCTTGTTATCCGTCATTGAGTCAATGACATTTACTGCAACCCATATGCCAGATTATAAGGTGGGAGATTCTCTTGAACATTCACTCGTCTAA